A window of Strigops habroptila isolate Jane chromosome 5, bStrHab1.2.pri, whole genome shotgun sequence contains these coding sequences:
- the DAPL1 gene encoding death-associated protein-like 1, whose amino-acid sequence MVRSKRASLLPPLRGRPPAVKAGGMRVPKKHEYGPVGKNAKPPGKDKTSAIASFAKPQNMGVLVAEALSKMNHKINAAALQVAQQKPQPALEKFILPKRIYIIQQPRKC is encoded by the exons ATGGTGCGGAGTAAGCGCGCTtcgctgctgccgccgctgcgCGGACGTCCGCCTGCAG tcAAAGCTGGAGGTATGAGAGTGCCTAAAAAGCATGAATACGGACCTGTTGGGAAAAATGCTAAACCCCCAGGAAAAGATAAGACAAG TGCTATTGCCAGTTTTGCAAAACCTCAGAACATGGGTGTCTTGGTAGCAGAAGCCCTGAGCAAA ATGAACCATAAAATTAATGCAGCAGCATTACAGGTGGCTCAACAAAAGCCTCAGCCTGCCTTGGAGAAGTTCATACTGCCTAAGAGAATTTACATTATTCAACAGCCACGGAAATGTTAA